From a single Candidatus Cetobacterium colombiensis genomic region:
- the murQ gene encoding N-acetylmuramic acid 6-phosphate etherase: protein MDKLNLKSLTTETRNENTMDIDQVSTMEMVKKINDEDKKVALAVEKELPQIAGAIDGIVERMKKGGRLIYIGAGTSGRLGILDASECPPTYGVSEELVQGIIAGGQEAIFRAKEGAEDSKELAIEDLKSKNLNKNDTVVGLAASGRTPYVIGGLEYANSIGALTVSITCNANSNVAKTAKIAISPVVGPEVVTGSTRLKSGTAQKLVLNMLSTGSMIKLGKVYGNLMVDVQSTNEKLVERAKKIVSEATGVDTETAAIYLKETNSNVKLAIFMILSKLSMLDAKTVLDKNDGYIAKALMDVK from the coding sequence GTGGATAAATTAAATTTAAAAAGCTTAACAACTGAAACTAGAAATGAAAATACTATGGATATAGATCAAGTTTCAACTATGGAAATGGTTAAAAAAATAAATGACGAGGATAAAAAAGTAGCTTTAGCAGTGGAAAAAGAGTTACCACAAATAGCAGGCGCTATTGATGGAATTGTTGAAAGAATGAAAAAAGGTGGAAGACTTATCTATATTGGTGCTGGAACATCTGGTAGACTTGGAATTCTTGATGCTTCTGAGTGCCCTCCAACATACGGGGTTTCTGAGGAGTTAGTACAAGGAATTATTGCTGGTGGTCAAGAAGCTATCTTTAGAGCTAAAGAGGGAGCTGAAGATTCAAAAGAATTAGCCATTGAAGATTTAAAATCTAAAAATTTAAATAAAAACGATACTGTTGTAGGTCTTGCTGCTTCTGGTAGAACACCTTACGTTATAGGTGGATTAGAGTATGCTAACTCGATTGGAGCTCTTACCGTTTCTATAACTTGTAACGCTAACTCAAATGTTGCTAAAACAGCAAAAATTGCTATATCTCCTGTTGTAGGGCCTGAAGTTGTAACTGGATCAACAAGATTAAAATCAGGAACTGCTCAAAAATTAGTTTTAAATATGTTATCAACTGGTTCTATGATAAAACTTGGGAAAGTTTATGGGAACTTAATGGTTGATGTTCAATCTACAAATGAAAAATTAGTTGAAAGAGCTAAAAAAATAGTTTCTGAAGCAACTGGTGTAGATACTGAAACTGCTGCTATATATTTAAAAGAAACTAATTCAAATGTTAAACTAGCTATTTTCATGATTTTATCTAAATTAAGTATGTTAGATGCAAAAACAGTTTTAGATAAAAATGATGGTTATATCGCTAAAGCATTAATGGATGTTAAGTAA
- a CDS encoding alpha-galactosidase, with the protein MNIYINNNLEFHLQNDKISYIFKVLASGDLGHLYFGKRLNHKEDFSNMLQVFQNQVPYTPEQIDGVAGFALDSLKQEFPSFGSGDYKEPAYVVLQENGSRVTNYKFSKYKVYSGKPSLENLPHTHVSNENQAKTLEITLTDSTLNSDIILTYSIYKDFSIITRSSKIVNHGEENLTLERFLSFNIDLVQNNYELLNLSGAWGRERNITTTPINQNKVSIDSKRGASSSNNNPFLALKGKGANEFQGEYLGFNLVYSGNFIGQIEKDHYDHIRVNMGINPFNFSWLLKKNESFQAPEVVMCYSNSGLNTLSQNYHSFYQNHLIRGEWKNKVRPILINNWEATYFNFNEEKILQIATKAKELGVELFVLDDGWFGERNNDTSGLGDWWSNLQKLPEGVEGLSRKINQLGLDFGLWFEPEMISPQSDLYKKNPHWALSTPNRKATLSRNQLTLDLGREDVREYLYEKISKILKNSKISYIKWDMNRNMTDVWSGVLENSCQGEAAHRYILGVYKLMDQLTTEFPHILFESCAGGGNRFDPGMLYYMPQTWTSDNTDAIERLKIQYGTSVVYPISSMGAHVSAVPNHQTERVTSIKTRANVAFFGAFGYELDLNKITSEESLEVKKQIKFFKENRELLQFGTFYRIESPFENEFQKVSWSVVNKEKSEAIVGVYRVLSVPNPAFDFIKIPGLNPNSKYIIEDEDVLGEVFYGDELMYSGIKFKKISFGDFRSKIIKIKKL; encoded by the coding sequence ATGAACATATACATTAATAACAATTTAGAGTTTCATTTACAAAATGACAAAATCAGTTATATTTTCAAAGTATTAGCTAGCGGTGACTTAGGTCACCTTTACTTTGGAAAAAGACTAAACCATAAAGAGGATTTTTCAAATATGTTACAAGTTTTTCAAAATCAAGTTCCATACACACCTGAACAAATTGATGGAGTAGCTGGATTTGCTTTAGATAGTTTAAAACAAGAGTTTCCATCTTTTGGGAGTGGAGATTACAAAGAGCCTGCCTATGTGGTATTACAAGAAAACGGAAGTAGAGTTACAAATTATAAATTTTCCAAATATAAAGTTTATAGTGGAAAACCTAGCTTAGAAAACCTTCCACACACACATGTGTCTAATGAGAATCAAGCTAAAACTTTAGAGATTACATTAACAGATTCAACTTTAAATTCAGATATTATACTTACATACTCTATATATAAAGATTTTTCAATTATAACTAGAAGTTCTAAAATTGTTAATCATGGAGAAGAAAATCTAACTTTAGAAAGATTTTTAAGTTTTAATATAGATCTTGTTCAAAATAATTATGAGTTACTAAATCTTTCTGGAGCTTGGGGAAGAGAAAGAAACATTACAACAACTCCTATCAATCAAAATAAAGTTAGTATAGATAGCAAAAGAGGAGCTAGTAGTTCTAACAACAATCCTTTTCTTGCCTTAAAAGGAAAAGGAGCCAACGAATTTCAAGGAGAGTATCTAGGTTTCAATTTAGTTTATAGTGGAAACTTTATAGGCCAAATAGAAAAAGATCACTATGACCATATTAGAGTAAATATGGGAATAAACCCATTTAATTTTTCATGGCTTTTAAAGAAAAATGAAAGCTTTCAAGCTCCAGAAGTTGTTATGTGCTATTCAAATTCTGGTCTTAATACTTTAAGTCAAAACTATCACTCTTTTTATCAAAATCACTTAATTAGAGGGGAATGGAAAAATAAAGTTAGACCTATTTTAATAAATAACTGGGAAGCTACATATTTTAATTTCAATGAAGAAAAAATCCTTCAAATTGCAACTAAAGCTAAAGAGTTAGGAGTGGAACTTTTTGTTTTAGATGATGGTTGGTTTGGAGAAAGAAATAATGATACTTCTGGATTAGGAGATTGGTGGAGTAATTTACAAAAGCTTCCTGAAGGAGTTGAGGGACTTTCTAGAAAAATAAATCAATTGGGATTAGATTTTGGACTTTGGTTTGAACCAGAAATGATTAGTCCACAAAGTGATTTATACAAAAAAAATCCTCATTGGGCTTTATCTACTCCTAATAGAAAGGCAACTTTAAGTAGAAATCAACTTACTTTGGATTTAGGAAGAGAAGATGTGAGAGAATATCTATATGAGAAAATTTCTAAAATTTTAAAAAATTCTAAAATTTCATATATTAAGTGGGATATGAATAGAAACATGACTGATGTTTGGTCTGGTGTTTTAGAAAATAGTTGCCAAGGAGAAGCCGCTCACAGGTATATTTTAGGAGTTTATAAACTAATGGATCAGTTAACAACTGAATTCCCACATATACTTTTTGAATCGTGTGCAGGTGGCGGAAATAGATTTGATCCTGGAATGCTTTACTATATGCCTCAAACTTGGACAAGTGACAATACTGACGCAATAGAAAGATTAAAAATACAATATGGAACATCTGTAGTTTATCCTATTTCTTCTATGGGAGCTCATGTTTCTGCTGTTCCAAACCACCAAACAGAGAGAGTTACATCTATAAAAACTAGAGCTAACGTAGCATTTTTCGGAGCTTTTGGATACGAATTAGATCTAAATAAAATCACTTCTGAAGAGTCTTTAGAAGTTAAAAAACAAATTAAATTCTTTAAAGAAAATAGAGAACTTTTACAATTTGGAACTTTTTATAGAATTGAATCTCCTTTTGAAAACGAGTTCCAAAAAGTTTCTTGGTCAGTTGTAAATAAAGAAAAATCTGAAGCAATTGTAGGAGTTTATAGAGTTTTATCAGTTCCAAATCCAGCTTTTGATTTTATTAAGATTCCTGGTTTAAATCCTAATTCTAAATATATTATAGAAGATGAAGATGTTTTAGGTGAAGTTTTTTATGGAGATGAACTTATGTACTCTGGAATTAAGTTTAAAAAAATATCTTTTGGAGATTTTAGAAGTAAAATTATAAAAATTAAAAAACTGTAA
- a CDS encoding ABC transporter substrate-binding protein: MKKIILSLAILGLFSGCGSEDNSTDQKKLIITTNSHAQEPSSLALQEIVDEYNKINPNVKIEFIPGSSDYEETMKTKMATNSLPDLFATHGWSINRYKEYLEPLNDREWAQYVSPAIKPVITDENEKFYVLPVDVDIVGLPYNLDVLENAGVDPKSIKTTDDFLNALEKIKNSGVTPIYLGGKDSASIGNIYDWIAPGLITLNKDNPQGENLKNGIFDEKAWNQTGEFIKTLKDNGYINKDALTGNDAARALGTGKAAFLFFGTSMIREGLTFNPNARMDFIPLPTKNRDEKSYFITGERLAIGVWKDSPNKKEALEFLDYLAKPENVSKMATANVLPTGLTNAKSNLGKFEKSYELGDQYQYVGFFDREYLPSGSWETLCSIGAGIISGQLTVEDASKKMREDFDKLKKN; encoded by the coding sequence ATGAAAAAAATTATTTTGTCTTTAGCTATTTTAGGTTTATTTTCTGGTTGTGGAAGTGAAGATAACTCCACTGATCAAAAAAAATTAATTATAACTACTAATTCTCATGCACAAGAACCATCTTCACTTGCATTACAAGAAATTGTAGATGAATACAATAAAATTAATCCAAATGTTAAAATTGAGTTTATTCCAGGAAGTTCAGATTATGAAGAAACTATGAAAACTAAAATGGCTACTAACTCTTTACCAGATCTTTTTGCAACTCACGGGTGGTCTATAAACAGATACAAAGAATACTTAGAACCATTAAATGATAGAGAGTGGGCTCAATATGTTAGCCCTGCTATAAAACCTGTTATCACTGATGAAAATGAAAAGTTTTATGTTTTACCTGTAGATGTTGATATTGTTGGTTTACCTTATAACTTAGATGTTCTAGAAAATGCAGGGGTCGATCCTAAGTCTATAAAAACAACTGATGATTTTTTAAACGCATTGGAAAAAATTAAAAACAGTGGTGTCACTCCCATATATTTAGGTGGTAAAGACTCTGCATCTATTGGAAATATTTATGATTGGATAGCTCCTGGACTAATAACTTTAAACAAAGATAATCCTCAAGGAGAAAATTTAAAAAATGGTATTTTCGATGAAAAAGCTTGGAATCAAACTGGAGAGTTTATTAAAACTTTAAAAGATAATGGATATATAAATAAAGATGCTTTAACTGGAAATGATGCAGCAAGAGCTTTAGGAACTGGAAAAGCTGCCTTTTTATTCTTTGGAACATCTATGATTAGAGAAGGGCTAACATTTAACCCAAATGCGAGAATGGATTTTATTCCTCTACCAACTAAAAATAGAGATGAAAAATCTTACTTTATAACTGGTGAAAGATTAGCTATTGGTGTTTGGAAAGATTCTCCCAATAAAAAAGAAGCGTTAGAGTTTTTAGATTATTTAGCAAAACCTGAAAATGTTTCTAAAATGGCTACTGCCAATGTTTTACCAACTGGTTTAACCAATGCTAAAAGTAATCTTGGAAAGTTTGAAAAAAGTTATGAACTTGGAGATCAATATCAATATGTTGGTTTCTTCGATAGAGAATATTTACCTAGTGGTTCTTGGGAAACACTTTGTTCTATAGGTGCTGGAATTATATCTGGTCAATTGACAGTTGAAGATGCCTCTAAAAAAATGAGAGAAGATTTTGATAAGCTAAAGAAAAATTAA
- a CDS encoding carbohydrate ABC transporter permease translates to MNLKKNFKKIFFSTLVIILGFIHLIPIYISLTVSLKRKVDLSSRWFFPKEFYFENFSYALEKAELFLAMKNSFIVTSLCIVLITSLGAMAAYPLARNKTLTNRVVLNLILAVMMVPPLSILVPLLTIMTKVHGVNTYWGIILTLTTFNLPLSIFLYSNFIHTIPRELEEAAMIDGCSQFKTFFTVIFPLLKPITATVIILTGVGIWNDYQFSVYLLQSTKMKVVTLAISSFFSQSSSNLGAAAAAAIIAVLPVITLYLFLQRYFIAGMTSGSIK, encoded by the coding sequence ATGAATCTTAAGAAAAATTTTAAAAAAATATTTTTCAGCACTTTAGTTATTATTTTGGGATTTATCCACTTAATCCCTATTTATATATCTTTAACTGTTTCTTTAAAAAGAAAAGTTGATTTGAGCTCTCGTTGGTTTTTTCCAAAAGAGTTTTATTTTGAAAACTTCTCTTACGCTTTAGAAAAAGCTGAACTTTTTCTAGCTATGAAAAACAGTTTCATTGTAACTTCCTTATGTATAGTTTTAATTACTTCTCTTGGTGCCATGGCAGCTTATCCATTAGCTCGTAATAAAACTTTAACTAATAGAGTAGTTTTAAATTTAATTTTAGCAGTTATGATGGTACCTCCATTAAGTATATTAGTACCACTGCTTACAATTATGACAAAAGTTCATGGAGTTAATACTTATTGGGGAATTATTTTAACTCTTACAACTTTCAATCTACCTTTAAGTATATTTTTATACAGCAACTTTATTCATACAATTCCTAGAGAGTTGGAAGAAGCTGCTATGATTGATGGATGTAGTCAATTTAAAACTTTTTTCACTGTAATTTTTCCTCTGTTAAAACCTATAACAGCCACTGTTATTATTTTAACTGGAGTAGGAATTTGGAACGACTACCAATTTTCTGTTTATCTTTTACAATCAACTAAAATGAAAGTTGTAACTTTAGCTATTTCATCTTTCTTTAGTCAATCTTCATCAAATTTAGGTGCTGCTGCTGCCGCTGCAATAATTGCTGTTTTACCTGTTATCACATTGTATCTATTTTTACAAAGATACTTTATTGCTGGAATGACAAGCGGTTCAATTAAATAA
- a CDS encoding carbohydrate ABC transporter permease, with the protein MYLKKLKTINYMYWPALFLFLGIVFYPFLHGIRISFTNWNGFSQNYSYIGFENYKRLFLDTNFYIAFKNTLIYGLGSTIFQQTLGMGYALLLNRDFSGRNFLRAIIYLPVLISGLIMGYMWYFIFQYSDGALNDILIFFNLDPRDWLGNPSYGVWIIVAVNTLQYCGVSMVIYLAGLQSISKSYYEAAMIDGATPLQQFKYITLPLLKPAIITSFTLNLIGGLKLFDTIKALTNGGPGYASNSLSTLINVSYFRSQMAGYASAMGLVLFIFIVCVTIIIQKKFTVKEGEL; encoded by the coding sequence ATGTATTTAAAAAAATTAAAAACAATTAACTACATGTATTGGCCAGCTTTGTTTCTATTTTTAGGGATTGTTTTCTATCCATTTCTTCACGGAATAAGAATATCCTTCACCAACTGGAATGGATTCTCTCAAAACTATAGCTACATAGGTTTTGAAAATTATAAACGTTTATTTCTTGATACAAATTTTTATATCGCTTTTAAAAATACCTTAATCTATGGTTTAGGAAGTACAATTTTTCAACAAACTTTAGGAATGGGCTATGCTCTACTTTTAAATCGAGATTTTTCTGGAAGAAACTTTTTAAGAGCTATCATTTATTTACCTGTACTTATTTCAGGGTTAATAATGGGATATATGTGGTATTTTATCTTCCAGTATAGCGATGGTGCTCTAAATGATATTTTAATTTTCTTTAATTTAGACCCTAGAGATTGGCTTGGAAATCCATCTTATGGTGTTTGGATAATCGTTGCTGTAAATACTTTACAATATTGTGGTGTTTCAATGGTTATATACTTAGCAGGACTTCAATCTATTTCAAAATCATACTATGAAGCAGCTATGATTGATGGTGCTACACCTTTACAACAATTTAAATATATAACTTTACCTCTTTTAAAACCTGCAATCATCACTAGCTTCACTTTAAATTTAATTGGCGGATTAAAACTTTTCGATACTATTAAAGCTTTAACAAATGGTGGTCCAGGATATGCTTCTAACTCTTTATCTACACTTATAAATGTTTCATACTTTAGATCACAAATGGCTGGATACGCTTCTGCTATGGGATTAGTTTTATTCATCTTTATTGTTTGTGTAACTATTATAATTCAAAAGAAATTTACTGTGAAAGAGGGTGAACTTTAA
- a CDS encoding LacI family DNA-binding transcriptional regulator, whose translation MIKMKDVAIKAQVSQATVSRVINGTSYVEPETRQKVLDVIAELGYKGNSAAKSLSSKKSSIIAVILPDIANPYFSEILSVIEDEAYQSGYEIIFMNSQGNNHKEKKLVENILKYSPAGVLISPLDANANYLKKFLENNIPVVTITTLSKNFSGVSVDHKVGGELLAKHFASLGHVNIGYIGNKDEKFQGFKEGLQNLNIPLKDENCIGFYNYSSGNLKELVFSSMEEYLKERKSLDFTAIFTGNDIVAMEVINFFREKGIKVPEDIAVAGFDNITFTSYLSITTVAQPVREIAFLAYERLMREIKNGEKDIEHLKILPRLIPRDTTLKKLI comes from the coding sequence ATGATAAAGATGAAAGATGTGGCAATAAAGGCTCAAGTTTCTCAAGCAACAGTTTCTAGAGTGATCAATGGAACTAGTTATGTTGAACCAGAAACTAGACAAAAAGTTTTAGATGTAATAGCAGAATTAGGTTATAAAGGAAATAGTGCAGCAAAATCACTTTCAAGTAAAAAAAGCTCTATAATAGCAGTTATACTTCCTGATATAGCAAATCCGTATTTCTCTGAAATATTAAGTGTAATAGAGGATGAAGCTTACCAAAGTGGATATGAAATTATTTTCATGAATAGTCAAGGAAATAATCATAAAGAGAAAAAATTGGTGGAAAATATTTTGAAATATAGCCCAGCAGGGGTTTTAATATCTCCTTTAGATGCCAATGCAAACTATTTAAAAAAGTTTTTAGAAAATAATATTCCAGTTGTAACAATTACTACTCTATCTAAGAATTTTTCTGGAGTTTCAGTGGATCATAAAGTTGGTGGAGAACTTTTAGCAAAACATTTTGCAAGTTTAGGACATGTAAATATAGGATATATTGGAAATAAAGATGAGAAATTTCAAGGATTTAAAGAGGGATTGCAAAATTTAAATATTCCTTTAAAAGATGAAAATTGCATAGGATTTTATAACTATTCCTCTGGAAATTTAAAAGAATTAGTTTTTAGTTCTATGGAGGAGTATTTAAAAGAAAGAAAAAGTTTAGATTTTACAGCAATATTTACAGGTAATGATATTGTAGCTATGGAAGTAATAAATTTTTTCAGAGAAAAGGGAATAAAAGTTCCAGAGGATATAGCTGTAGCTGGATTTGACAATATAACTTTTACAAGTTATCTATCTATAACAACAGTGGCTCAACCAGTTAGAGAGATAGCTTTCTTAGCTTATGAAAGATTGATGCGTGAGATAAAAAATGGAGAAAAAGATATAGAGCATTTAAAAATATTGCCTAGATTAATTCCAAGGGATACTACACTAAAAAAATTAATTTAA
- a CDS encoding glycoside hydrolase family 32 protein translates to MEKRPLFHFTPESNWMNDPNGLCFYKGEYHIFYQHNPENCYWGNMTWGHGKSKNLFDWERLPHALKPDSENFGDIDGCFSGSAFVEKDELYLFYTGVKMLTKQKNEFGNTITIGLNDLAPTQILAKSEDGINFEKLQKLSLEIPEECCKAHVRDPKIWKKDEVWYMIIGARENSQGEVLVYNSKDMENWNFLSKIKEENMGYMWECPDLFSVGEKDILFISPEGVGKDEQKNISGYYLGEFNYETGKFIHEEFERLDYGFEFYAPQSFLDDKGRRVFMGWLVNHAPLPEENWTGMMTLPREIKMKDGKLYTFPVEELKKYRAEKLQEFSHLEKAKNMYDFEIVLENLENFQMLLFKDQEKSLKLSYSKEEKSLVLDRSEVINSFEPLKTFGTIRKLKIDGETEKKIRVIADKSVVEIYINDGELVMSSVLNPTSCQKGVEVMGNILSKEIYTLKR, encoded by the coding sequence ATGGAAAAAAGACCATTGTTTCACTTTACGCCAGAATCAAATTGGATGAATGATCCAAACGGACTGTGTTTTTATAAAGGAGAGTATCATATATTTTATCAGCATAATCCTGAAAATTGTTATTGGGGAAATATGACTTGGGGACATGGAAAAAGTAAAAATCTTTTTGATTGGGAGAGATTGCCTCATGCTTTAAAACCTGATAGTGAAAATTTTGGAGATATAGATGGGTGTTTTTCAGGAAGTGCTTTTGTAGAAAAAGATGAGTTGTATCTTTTTTATACAGGGGTAAAGATGCTAACAAAACAGAAAAATGAATTTGGAAATACAATAACAATTGGTCTTAACGATTTAGCTCCAACTCAAATTTTAGCTAAAAGTGAAGATGGAATAAACTTTGAAAAACTTCAAAAGTTATCTCTAGAAATTCCAGAGGAATGTTGTAAGGCTCATGTAAGAGATCCTAAAATTTGGAAAAAAGATGAAGTTTGGTATATGATTATAGGGGCGAGAGAAAATTCTCAGGGTGAGGTTTTAGTTTATAACTCTAAGGATATGGAAAATTGGAATTTTTTAAGTAAAATAAAAGAGGAAAATATGGGATATATGTGGGAGTGTCCAGATTTATTTTCTGTTGGAGAGAAGGATATTCTTTTTATAAGTCCAGAAGGTGTAGGAAAAGATGAGCAAAAAAATATTTCTGGATATTATTTAGGAGAGTTTAATTATGAAACTGGAAAGTTTATACATGAGGAGTTTGAGAGATTAGATTATGGTTTTGAATTTTACGCTCCCCAAAGTTTTTTAGATGATAAAGGTAGAAGAGTTTTCATGGGTTGGTTAGTAAATCACGCACCGTTACCAGAAGAGAATTGGACTGGGATGATGACTTTACCTAGAGAGATTAAAATGAAAGATGGAAAGCTATATACTTTTCCTGTTGAAGAGTTGAAGAAATATCGAGCTGAAAAACTTCAAGAGTTTTCTCATTTAGAAAAAGCTAAAAATATGTACGACTTTGAAATTGTTTTAGAAAACTTAGAAAATTTTCAGATGTTGCTGTTTAAAGATCAAGAAAAAAGTTTGAAGTTAAGTTATTCTAAAGAGGAGAAGAGTCTTGTATTAGATAGAAGTGAGGTTATTAATTCTTTTGAACCACTAAAAACTTTTGGAACTATAAGGAAGTTAAAAATAGATGGAGAAACTGAGAAAAAAATAAGAGTAATAGCAGATAAAAGTGTAGTTGAAATATATATAAATGATGGAGAGTTAGTTATGAGTTCCGTTTTAAATCCAACATCTTGTCAAAAAGGTGTGGAAGTTATGGGGAATATATTATCTAAGGAGATTTATACATTAAAAAGATAG